One Pecten maximus chromosome 7, xPecMax1.1, whole genome shotgun sequence genomic window carries:
- the LOC117331586 gene encoding uncharacterized protein LOC117331586 has protein sequence MGIQLAFLLVCCTWPTIIDGDEEDENCRYGYYTHNGEYEEYFISCGSKDYCCRDLMDRACCPTSDNYSDDNDETPTVGLMFGSIAACTTFIILCACICGKMGRRQRPSSDPERPYTAQPNPSTVGGPPLTTLQNQRPGSIATVQTSPPSNQTRDATSSPPPSYEECLEKNLILPPPAYDIVSSFTNHAFSDSGHNVPTNTGHSEHNSSTTSSE, from the exons ATGGGAATACAGTTGGCTTTTCTCCTTGTCTGTTGTACCTGGCCGACAATAATAG ATGGCGATGAAGAGGATGAGAATTGTCGATATGGATACTATACACATAATGGAGAGTATGAAGAGTATTTCATATCGTGTGGAAGCAAAGATTATTGCTGCAGGGATCTGATGGATCGAGCTTGCTGTCCGACCTCTGACAATTATTC TGACGACAACGATGAAACACCTACTGTTGGTCTCATGTTCGGTAGCATTGCCGCATGCACAAcgtttattattttgtgtgcATGTATATGCGGGAAAATGGGACGAAGACAGCGTCCATCTTCCGATCCAGAACGGCCTTACACCGCCCAGCCAAACCCCTCTACAG TTGGGGGACCTCCCTTAACGACGTTACAGAATCAGAGGCCTGGTAGCATAGCTACAGTACAGACATCTCCGCCAAGTAACCAAACAAGGGATGCAACTTCTTCTCCTCCACCGTCATACGAGGAATGCCTAGAAAAGAACTTGATCCTGCCCCCACCTGCCTATGATATTGTTAGTTCATTTACAAACCATGCGTTTTCAGACTCGGGCCACAATGTACCGACTAACACTGGACACAGCGAACACAATAGTTCAACTACTAGTTCAGAATGA
- the LOC117331584 gene encoding uncharacterized protein LOC117331584, translating into MCVGHIKLYGLFKTVASSRRIHTFNMSFEMKVPLSISLVSLLWQCVMATTTTDAVLRDEYCSSGYYTFNSVTRRVDEVKYYISCPSTHLCCGMFENRHCCIYQSYNSYDYPSTNAIIFGSIAGAIMFLSFIVCAIAKWRRPFRPVTDPHTLQALQAVTGGNIPRTPFTGLILSSSNGNVIQTSTTNTQEVSSPTTDTQTTENTAAPPPRYEDCIQNNLILPSEEDKPDTPVTNHTDTRLEHVPTHETGHHINTIDSVTCL; encoded by the exons ATGTGCGTGGGACATATTAAACTATATGGATTATTTAAAACTGTTGCATCTAGTCGGAGGATTCACACATTTAATATGAGCTTCGAAATGAAGGTTCCGCTGTCCATATCATTGGTCAGCCTCCTCTGGCAGTGTGTCATGGCTACCACAACAACAG ATGCAGTTCTGAGAGATGAATATTGCTCGAGCGGGTATTACACGTTCAACAGCGTTACACGTCGTGTGGACGAGGTCAAGTACTACATCAGCTGTCCCTCTACCCATCTTTGCTGTGGAATGTTTGAAAATCGACATTGCTGCATTTACCAATCCTACAACTC ATATGATTACCCGTCCACTAACGCCATAATATTTGGAAGCATCGCCGGTGCGATCATGTTCTTAAGTTTTATCGTATGTGCTATTGCAAAATGGAGAAGACCATTTCGGCCAGTAACAGATCCACACACCTTACAAGCTCTTCAGGctgttacag GTGGAAATATACCACGTACACCGTTTACAGGACTGATATTATCTTCTAGTAACGGGAATGTAATTCAGACTTCAACCACCAACACACAGGAAGTCAGTTCGCCTACCACCGACACTCAGACTACAGAAAACACTGCAGCACCTCCTCCACGTTACGAGGACTGTATTCAGAATAATCTAATACTGCCTTCAGAAGAGGACAAACCTGACACACCAGTGACAAATCATACGGACACGAGATTGGAGCATGTCCCGACACATGAAACTGGACACCACATAAACACAATAGACAGCGTAACATGTCTTTGA